A single Novosphingobium sp. SL115 DNA region contains:
- a CDS encoding sulfatase family protein, translated as MNTRSPFRTLVRGTAAALAALALPVTASAQQASSKAQASAAQQQQARPRNVVFIIVDDLRFDGMGFLQPGIKTPNIDKLAAGGSYFPNTRVTSSLCSPSRATILTGMTARNHGVVDNNHSSEEGLTFFPKYLQQSGYQTAFFGKWHMGNDTADPRPGFDKWLSFKGQGNYYPNSGITDEQRAKGAVHMLNVDGKNVPQQGYITDELTDYAMNWLTKERDPKKPFFLYLSHKAVHSDPLPPPRYAHQYDNFKFRLPASAANTPENYKDKPRWVYEQRNTWHGIDFYYNSDMPMNDYLKNYYGTLSAVDDSVGRVMQYLKKAGLEKDTLIVFTSDNGFQVGEHGLIDKRNAYESSVKVPLVMYEPGTVPAGVTNPGALRNLDFAPTFLDLAGAPQPAQFEGKSAWPLITGKLAAKDWKAPDFTYEYYWEWTFPMTPGTFAIQRGDLKYIQYYGIYDIEELYNVAADPDEMRNLAEDPAYFETKLELRKALYDQLADRNGRHVIPYTQRQSIGAVRRNRAGTGAAPFPDSWLVEPNREDRLDDIVNDSPAKKAAHDQGKVFVPSPIVGQGTNSVEHGMKSLSPGH; from the coding sequence ATGAACACCCGATCCCCATTTCGCACGCTTGTGCGTGGCACGGCGGCTGCCCTCGCGGCGCTGGCCCTGCCTGTCACGGCATCGGCGCAGCAGGCGTCGTCAAAGGCGCAGGCCAGCGCGGCGCAGCAGCAGCAGGCGCGGCCGCGCAACGTGGTGTTCATCATTGTCGACGATCTGCGCTTTGACGGCATGGGGTTCCTGCAGCCCGGCATAAAGACGCCCAATATTGACAAGCTGGCGGCGGGCGGTTCCTATTTCCCCAACACCCGCGTGACCTCGTCACTGTGCAGCCCCAGTCGTGCCACGATCCTGACCGGGATGACCGCGCGCAATCATGGCGTGGTCGATAACAACCATTCCTCTGAAGAAGGTTTAACCTTCTTTCCCAAGTATCTGCAGCAAAGTGGTTATCAGACAGCCTTTTTTGGCAAATGGCACATGGGTAACGATACCGCTGATCCACGCCCCGGCTTTGACAAATGGCTCAGCTTCAAGGGGCAGGGCAACTATTACCCCAATTCCGGCATTACCGATGAACAGCGTGCCAAGGGCGCCGTTCATATGCTCAATGTTGATGGCAAAAACGTGCCGCAACAGGGTTATATCACTGATGAATTGACCGACTATGCCATGAACTGGCTGACCAAGGAACGCGACCCCAAGAAGCCGTTCTTCCTCTATCTCAGCCACAAGGCGGTCCATTCAGACCCGCTGCCGCCGCCGCGTTATGCTCATCAGTATGACAATTTCAAGTTCCGCCTGCCTGCCAGCGCAGCCAACACGCCGGAAAACTACAAGGACAAGCCGCGCTGGGTCTATGAACAGCGCAACACCTGGCATGGCATTGATTTCTATTACAATTCTGACATGCCGATGAACGATTACCTGAAGAATTATTACGGCACCCTGTCAGCGGTGGACGATAGCGTCGGTCGCGTGATGCAATATCTGAAAAAGGCCGGGCTGGAAAAGGACACGCTGATCGTGTTCACGTCCGACAACGGCTTTCAGGTGGGCGAACATGGCTTGATCGACAAGCGCAATGCCTATGAATCCTCGGTCAAGGTGCCGCTGGTGATGTATGAACCGGGCACAGTTCCGGCGGGCGTGACCAATCCCGGTGCGCTGCGCAATCTCGACTTCGCGCCAACCTTTCTCGATCTGGCGGGTGCGCCGCAGCCTGCCCAGTTTGAAGGGAAAAGCGCATGGCCGCTGATTACCGGAAAGCTGGCCGCCAAGGACTGGAAGGCGCCTGATTTTACCTATGAATACTACTGGGAATGGACCTTCCCGATGACGCCGGGCACCTTTGCGATCCAGCGCGGCGACCTCAAGTACATTCAGTACTATGGCATCTATGACATTGAAGAATTGTATAATGTTGCTGCTGACCCGGACGAGATGCGCAATCTTGCAGAAGATCCCGCCTATTTCGAAACCAAGCTGGAACTGCGCAAGGCGTTGTACGACCAACTGGCCGACCGCAATGGCCGCCATGTCATACCCTATACCCAGCGCCAGTCGATTGGCGCAGTGCGGCGCAATCGTGCCGGCACCGGAGCCGCGCCGTTCCCCGATAGCTGGCTGGTTGAACCCAACCGTGAAGACCGGCTTGATGATATCGTGAACGACAGTCCGGCCAAGAAAGCCGCGCACGATCAGGGCAAGGTGTTTGTGCCATCGCCCATCGTGGGGCAGGGCACCAACAGCGTCGAACACGGCATGAAAAGCCTGTCGCCGGGGCATTGA
- a CDS encoding GntR family transcriptional regulator — protein MLDRAGAVPLYHQIYLSLRDEILCGQRPYGSVLPTEQELSAIYEVSRITARRVLNDLADQHYVERRRRIGTRVIFKSPAKPIEANIDQAVDSLMALGEGTTVNVISVEKRAATDIIANALGIDEGAQVIRAVRVRCLEGIPIGYIVSYVRADLDSVISESTLPRAPLLKLLDDAGFHAERAEQTIGAMLADPSLVEALNVEPLSAILRITRTVYDRNNRPFLRTYAHYRSDRFHIRLDLHTPTA, from the coding sequence GTGCTAGATCGCGCAGGCGCAGTTCCGCTTTATCATCAGATTTACCTCAGCCTGCGTGATGAAATCCTGTGCGGGCAGCGCCCCTACGGCAGCGTCCTGCCGACAGAGCAGGAACTTTCAGCCATTTACGAAGTGTCGCGCATCACTGCGCGCCGGGTGCTGAACGATCTTGCCGATCAGCATTATGTCGAACGCCGCAGACGCATCGGCACGCGGGTCATCTTCAAATCGCCCGCCAAGCCGATCGAGGCGAACATCGATCAGGCGGTCGATTCGCTGATGGCGCTGGGCGAAGGCACCACGGTCAACGTCATCTCTGTGGAAAAGCGCGCGGCCACTGATATCATCGCCAATGCGCTGGGCATTGACGAAGGTGCGCAAGTCATCCGTGCTGTGCGCGTGCGCTGCCTTGAAGGCATCCCCATCGGCTATATCGTCAGCTATGTCCGCGCCGATCTGGACAGCGTGATTTCCGAATCCACCCTGCCGCGCGCGCCCTTGCTGAAACTCTTGGACGATGCCGGTTTCCACGCCGAACGGGCCGAACAGACCATCGGCGCCATGCTCGCCGATCCGTCGCTGGTCGAAGCGCTGAACGTCGAACCGCTTTCGGCGATCTTGCGCATTACCCGCACGGTTTATGACCGCAATAACCGGCCTTTCCTGCGCACTTACGCCCACTACCGGTCTGACCGCTTCCACATCAGGCTGGACCTGCACACCCCCACCGCCTGA
- a CDS encoding MFS transporter → MATQAGTTVPVSASASGLPPRDSRAAWVVVAASMVGLAMGLSPLPFYTIGMFAPELQQEFGWSFASLMGSITVQSVVVMASGPVAGFAVDRYGARRVALISLVLFGLTFMSLGLSSGNIWIYYGQWVLMSVVGAGTLTATWMHTVNGWFEKHRGLAIGIASTGTGITGFLVKPFAAWLIGTYGWRNAFFVIGALPILIGVPVVALLFRERLAEVVKGVTTAVAEPVVEAGMTLREALTHRHFWIMTFAFLLIAFALTAPTPNLENILRTQKFTLPQIGAITAGFGLSVIAGRVAGGWLLDRFWAPGCALAILILPAIGSFLLSRPEIDATQATLAVISLGLGAGFEFDLLAYLIARYFGRRAYGTIYGSFYTVIAFGGGMGPVVYGKVFDTTGRYDMALATGVGCLLVGGASLLTMGRYPSWKQDAG, encoded by the coding sequence ATGGCGACGCAGGCCGGAACCACTGTCCCAGTATCCGCATCAGCATCGGGCCTGCCCCCGCGCGACAGCCGCGCAGCCTGGGTCGTGGTCGCCGCATCGATGGTCGGGCTGGCCATGGGGTTAAGCCCGCTGCCGTTCTATACCATCGGCATGTTCGCGCCCGAATTGCAGCAGGAATTCGGCTGGAGCTTTGCCTCGCTGATGGGGTCCATCACCGTTCAGTCGGTGGTGGTCATGGCCTCCGGGCCGGTAGCGGGCTTTGCGGTTGATCGCTATGGCGCGCGGCGCGTGGCGCTGATCTCGCTGGTGCTGTTCGGGCTGACTTTCATGAGCCTGGGCCTCAGTAGCGGCAATATCTGGATCTATTACGGCCAGTGGGTGCTGATGTCCGTGGTTGGCGCGGGCACGTTGACGGCGACATGGATGCACACCGTCAATGGCTGGTTTGAAAAGCATCGCGGCCTTGCCATCGGCATTGCCAGCACTGGCACGGGCATCACCGGCTTTCTGGTAAAGCCTTTTGCCGCATGGCTGATCGGCACGTATGGCTGGCGCAATGCGTTCTTCGTAATTGGCGCGCTGCCGATCCTGATCGGTGTGCCGGTGGTGGCGCTGCTGTTCCGTGAACGGCTGGCCGAAGTGGTCAAAGGCGTGACGACCGCTGTGGCAGAACCCGTGGTCGAAGCGGGCATGACCTTGCGTGAAGCGCTGACCCATCGGCACTTCTGGATCATGACGTTCGCCTTCCTGCTGATCGCCTTTGCGCTGACCGCGCCCACGCCCAATCTTGAAAACATCCTGCGCACGCAAAAGTTTACGCTGCCACAGATCGGCGCGATCACCGCAGGGTTCGGCCTTTCGGTCATTGCCGGACGTGTCGCGGGCGGCTGGCTGCTGGACCGGTTCTGGGCGCCAGGTTGTGCGCTGGCGATCCTGATCCTGCCCGCCATCGGCAGTTTTCTGCTGTCGCGGCCCGAAATTGATGCGACGCAGGCCACACTGGCGGTCATCTCGCTGGGGCTGGGCGCGGGGTTCGAATTCGATCTGCTGGCCTATCTGATCGCCCGCTATTTCGGCCGCCGGGCCTATGGCACGATCTATGGCAGCTTTTACACGGTCATCGCGTTTGGCGGCGGCATGGGGCCAGTGGTTTACGGCAAAGTGTTCGATACCACCGGGCGCTATGACATGGCGCTGGCCACTGGTGTTGGCTGCCTGCTGGTGGGCGGCGCGTCGCTGCTGACCATGGGGCGCTACCCGTCATGGAAGCAGGACGCCGGGTGA
- a CDS encoding alpha/beta hydrolase — protein sequence MKPGNCETMRRGYVVAGDGSDGLLVHYRVCGSGPAVVLLHDSPRSSRLHIPLMKLLASRFQVFALDTPGYGNSDPLPMADPAIPDFARALGNALAALGLSEAPLYATHTSAKIALALAVRGGKMPLLMLDGLSIPDALASDAFIASYMRPFAPEPTGAWLGAEWSRTRDMLRWFPWFATNPQNRIAMEPPTPEWMEDYGIDLFSAGPHYAGAYTAAMRWSPLDDLLAVKVPTIVGARTDDVLFPHLDKVPCDANPALSVQRLGADRGAWAHWIADTLTVDQPLSERLPLPRPDRAARRGYLPHEHGQLHWESYPAKTAIDASPVMVLSAPSTMEAHSWAEALSAHRTVIVPDLPGFGDSDALPAAAPDVLADVLAALIGRLDVEACDVLAIGLAAPIGARMAARRKGLVRTLTVWGAPAFDPPAPDALCPDIAFDAQAGSHLYRFWHMLRDGAVQWPWFDGSPAAARPCPALPTPADLHRALTGMLKQRTQYGQAVAAALAAHDAASWQAVGVSTLVAVGDDPVSANAAALLDLLPRGAAFIAPSDMDQAASALCGAMKKAGRETVSL from the coding sequence ATGAAACCCGGCAACTGCGAGACGATGCGGCGCGGCTATGTAGTTGCAGGGGACGGGTCGGACGGCCTTCTGGTGCATTACCGGGTGTGCGGGTCTGGCCCGGCAGTTGTGCTGCTGCATGATTCTCCACGCTCCTCCCGGCTGCACATTCCCTTGATGAAACTGCTCGCCAGTCGGTTTCAGGTCTTCGCACTCGATACGCCGGGTTATGGCAATTCGGATCCGCTACCCATGGCTGACCCTGCCATACCGGACTTTGCCCGCGCACTGGGCAATGCGCTGGCAGCACTGGGGTTAAGCGAAGCGCCGCTTTATGCAACCCACACCAGCGCCAAGATCGCGCTGGCGCTGGCAGTGCGGGGCGGGAAGATGCCGCTGCTGATGCTGGATGGCCTGTCCATCCCTGATGCGCTGGCGTCGGACGCCTTTATCGCCAGCTATATGCGCCCCTTCGCGCCGGAACCGACCGGCGCGTGGCTGGGCGCGGAATGGAGCCGCACGCGCGACATGCTTCGCTGGTTTCCATGGTTTGCCACAAACCCGCAAAACCGCATTGCAATGGAGCCGCCGACGCCCGAATGGATGGAGGATTACGGCATCGACCTGTTCAGCGCAGGTCCGCACTACGCCGGGGCCTATACCGCCGCGATGCGGTGGAGTCCGCTGGACGACCTGCTGGCGGTGAAAGTGCCGACCATTGTGGGCGCACGCACCGACGATGTGCTGTTCCCGCATCTGGACAAAGTGCCGTGCGATGCCAACCCCGCGTTGAGTGTGCAGCGGCTTGGCGCAGATCGTGGTGCGTGGGCGCATTGGATTGCCGACACCCTGACGGTAGATCAGCCCTTGTCCGAACGCCTGCCTTTGCCTCGGCCAGATCGAGCGGCGCGGCGCGGATATCTGCCGCACGAACATGGGCAACTGCACTGGGAAAGCTATCCCGCCAAAACCGCTATTGATGCGTCACCGGTGATGGTGCTGTCTGCCCCGTCGACCATGGAGGCCCATAGCTGGGCAGAAGCGCTGAGCGCGCACCGCACCGTGATCGTGCCCGACTTGCCGGGCTTTGGCGATTCGGACGCCCTGCCTGCTGCCGCACCGGATGTGTTGGCCGATGTGCTGGCGGCGCTGATCGGGCGGTTGGATGTCGAGGCATGCGATGTGCTGGCGATAGGTCTGGCTGCACCGATTGGCGCGCGCATGGCCGCGCGGCGCAAGGGACTGGTGCGGACGCTGACCGTGTGGGGAGCGCCTGCGTTTGATCCACCTGCACCGGACGCGCTTTGCCCTGATATTGCATTCGACGCCCAAGCTGGGTCGCATCTTTACCGCTTCTGGCACATGCTGCGTGATGGGGCCGTGCAATGGCCGTGGTTTGACGGCAGCCCGGCGGCGGCGCGTCCCTGCCCGGCACTGCCCACCCCTGCCGATCTGCACCGCGCGTTGACCGGAATGCTCAAGCAGCGGACACAATATGGTCAGGCGGTTGCCGCTGCCCTGGCCGCGCATGACGCTGCATCATGGCAAGCGGTGGGTGTGTCGACGCTGGTGGCCGTGGGCGATGATCCTGTGTCTGCGAACGCAGCGGCGCTGCTGGATCTGCTGCCGCGCGGGGCCGCCTTCATCGCCCCGTCAGACATGGACCAGGCCGCATCGGCGCTGTGCGGCGCGATGAAGAAAGCTGGCAGGGAGACTGTTTCGTTGTGA
- a CDS encoding MFS transporter encodes MTIASTAPAPWPRRQYAWYVLSLLTLAYALAILDRVSIALLIEPLQLALKIDDTQFGLLQGMAFSIVYSVLGLPLGMLSDRRRRVTLLFGGLMLWSAATIGCSFATNFHELFIARMLVGVGEAALVPVATSLIADYFAPDIRPKAYGVFVTGSSLGTAAAMALGGLFLDWAVKLIDGMPAIFGAMQPWQVVFVLCGAPGLVLALVLILTAREPARQGGSIATEPISLKPVARLFMQRPGAFGLFMLGSVLNLVCVYAIVGWFPALFIRAHGWTAAETGKILGMVGLPISIFAAVNSGWVISWLNRRGHTDAPILCAMGCAASMVVFGTLACLAPTGNLALLGYALNALFLNWNTSAVYTGFAQITPNALRAQVMALQTIASGLVALTAGNFIVGFLSDTVFTARTGIAWSLGTVFFCCGLAAFLILMASRRSFRAAAAELSATELATAELAAKDA; translated from the coding sequence GTGACCATCGCATCCACTGCGCCCGCGCCCTGGCCCCGCCGACAATACGCATGGTATGTGCTCAGCCTGCTGACGCTGGCTTATGCGCTGGCAATCCTTGACCGGGTTTCCATCGCCCTGCTGATCGAACCGCTGCAACTGGCGCTCAAAATCGACGATACCCAGTTCGGGCTGTTGCAGGGCATGGCCTTCAGCATTGTTTACAGCGTGCTGGGCCTGCCGTTGGGAATGCTGTCCGACCGGCGGCGGCGGGTGACGCTGCTGTTTGGCGGGCTGATGTTGTGGAGCGCGGCAACCATTGGCTGTTCATTCGCCACCAATTTCCACGAACTGTTCATCGCGCGCATGCTGGTGGGCGTGGGCGAGGCAGCGCTGGTGCCGGTGGCGACGTCGCTGATCGCGGACTACTTCGCGCCCGATATCCGGCCCAAGGCCTATGGCGTGTTCGTAACCGGCAGTTCGCTGGGCACAGCGGCGGCCATGGCGCTGGGCGGGCTGTTCCTTGACTGGGCGGTAAAGCTGATCGACGGCATGCCCGCGATCTTTGGCGCGATGCAGCCTTGGCAAGTGGTGTTCGTGCTGTGCGGCGCGCCGGGGCTGGTGCTGGCACTGGTGCTGATCCTGACCGCGCGCGAACCTGCGCGTCAGGGTGGCTCGATCGCCACCGAACCGATCAGTCTGAAACCGGTGGCGCGCCTGTTCATGCAACGCCCCGGCGCGTTCGGCCTGTTCATGCTGGGATCGGTGCTGAACCTTGTCTGCGTCTATGCCATCGTCGGATGGTTCCCGGCGCTGTTCATCCGCGCCCATGGCTGGACGGCGGCGGAGACGGGCAAGATCCTGGGCATGGTCGGCCTGCCAATTTCGATCTTTGCGGCGGTCAACAGTGGCTGGGTCATTTCGTGGCTGAACCGGCGCGGACATACCGATGCCCCCATCCTGTGCGCGATGGGGTGCGCGGCATCGATGGTGGTGTTCGGCACGCTGGCCTGCCTTGCCCCCACCGGCAATCTTGCGCTGCTGGGCTATGCGCTGAACGCATTGTTCCTGAACTGGAACACATCGGCGGTTTATACCGGCTTTGCCCAGATCACCCCCAATGCCCTGCGCGCGCAGGTCATGGCGTTGCAGACCATCGCTTCGGGGCTGGTGGCGCTGACGGCGGGCAACTTCATCGTCGGGTTCCTGTCCGACACCGTGTTTACCGCCCGCACCGGCATTGCATGGTCGCTGGGCACGGTGTTCTTCTGCTGCGGCCTTGCTGCGTTCCTGATCCTGATGGCCAGTCGCCGCAGTTTCCGCGCGGCCGCCGCCGAACTCTCAGCAACCGAACTGGCCACGGCTGAACTTGCCGCGAAGGACGCCTGA
- a CDS encoding FAD-binding oxidoreductase, with translation MPDTLPDGLLPNLRALLGDDGLLTDPASLALHGSDLLDEGAKCLAVVRPDSVEALAQAVGLIGKAGIAMAPRGGGLTYVRGYVVTDRGFVAIDLANLNRIISVSEEDMIVTVEAGATWRQIYEALKPLGLRLPFFGTFSGARATVGGGLSNGALFLGTARHVSAAEAVVGMEVVLADGTLLHTGQQAVERAPKPFMRTFGPDLTGLFVHDAGALGIKARVSLRLIRAPKANGYLSFGFADQASGIAALCEVSRSDIAEDAYLMDPDKTRIALSGPTDLARDVKVLAKVIGQEGGLLKGLKAGAKLAMAGRSFIDDGCHSLHLVLAGRSDETVAADMAAAREIAARFGGAELPDSIPRAGRADLFNPVSTMVVGPEADRWIALNAKVPHSEAMRLTEAIEALFARHKSALDAAGVIVSRLLTVMGTHAFSYEPVMNWRDRWLPLHHDILSGDNKLTEPPAAPDARALVMQVRAELIALFAKHGAASNQIGRAYPYASVLRPAPLALLQAVKRAVDPKGVMNPGALELF, from the coding sequence ATGCCTGATACCCTGCCCGACGGCCTTTTGCCCAATCTTCGCGCACTGCTGGGCGATGATGGCCTGCTGACAGACCCCGCCAGTCTGGCCCTGCATGGGTCGGACCTGCTGGATGAAGGCGCGAAATGCCTTGCCGTGGTCCGGCCCGACAGTGTTGAGGCTTTGGCGCAGGCGGTAGGCCTGATCGGCAAGGCAGGCATTGCCATGGCCCCGCGCGGCGGCGGGCTTACCTATGTTCGCGGCTATGTGGTGACCGACCGGGGCTTTGTCGCCATCGATCTGGCAAACCTGAACCGCATCATCAGCGTCAGCGAAGAAGACATGATCGTAACCGTCGAAGCGGGCGCGACATGGCGGCAGATTTACGAAGCGCTGAAACCGCTGGGCCTGCGCCTGCCATTCTTCGGCACGTTTTCGGGCGCACGGGCGACGGTGGGCGGCGGGTTGTCCAACGGCGCGCTGTTCCTTGGCACCGCGCGCCATGTCTCCGCCGCCGAAGCGGTGGTGGGCATGGAAGTGGTGCTGGCCGATGGAACGCTGCTGCACACCGGGCAACAGGCGGTGGAGCGCGCACCCAAACCGTTCATGCGCACTTTCGGACCGGATCTGACCGGGCTGTTCGTGCATGATGCGGGTGCGCTGGGCATCAAGGCACGGGTCAGCCTGCGCCTGATCCGCGCGCCAAAGGCCAATGGTTACCTGTCCTTCGGGTTTGCCGATCAGGCCAGCGGCATTGCCGCGCTGTGCGAAGTGTCGCGCAGCGACATTGCCGAAGACGCCTATCTGATGGACCCGGACAAGACCCGCATCGCCCTGTCCGGGCCGACCGACCTTGCCCGCGATGTCAAGGTTCTGGCCAAAGTCATCGGTCAGGAAGGCGGATTGCTGAAAGGCCTGAAGGCGGGCGCAAAGCTGGCCATGGCCGGGCGTTCCTTCATCGATGACGGCTGCCATTCGCTGCATCTGGTTCTGGCCGGGCGCAGTGATGAAACCGTGGCCGCCGACATGGCCGCCGCGCGCGAAATTGCCGCCCGGTTCGGCGGTGCAGAACTGCCCGATTCCATACCGCGCGCGGGCCGGGCCGACCTGTTCAATCCGGTATCGACGATGGTGGTCGGGCCTGAAGCAGACCGCTGGATCGCGCTGAACGCCAAAGTTCCGCATAGCGAAGCCATGCGCCTGACCGAAGCCATCGAGGCGCTGTTTGCGCGGCACAAATCGGCACTGGATGCAGCAGGCGTGATCGTCTCGCGCCTGCTGACGGTGATGGGCACCCATGCCTTCAGCTACGAACCGGTGATGAATTGGCGCGACCGCTGGCTGCCGCTGCATCACGATATTCTGAGCGGTGACAACAAGCTGACCGAGCCTCCCGCCGCGCCCGACGCGCGGGCGCTGGTCATGCAGGTGCGGGCCGAACTGATCGCGCTGTTTGCCAAGCATGGCGCGGCATCAAACCAGATCGGGCGGGCCTATCCCTATGCTTCGGTGCTGCGCCCAGCCCCACTGGCCTTGTTGCAGGCGGTGAAGCGTGCGGTCGATCCCAAGGGGGTGATGAACCCCGGCGCGCTTGAACTTTTCTGA
- a CDS encoding cupin domain-containing protein has translation MARPHIEFVHAQCVDWNLRADGAQEKVLNADPLTDEATLIVRYPAGYSAPANTADSGAEEFFVLDGAIDIDGEERRAHAYGFLPQASGLGRRHTAQGAVLLVFRHAAGDPNAMAGMAEAVAVDTPQIPWDVSTYDPKLIHLRLARKVLRLGPNDSGRTFLLTGMAHGVPAEGTLLPAEMHDHAEEMFMLQGAMWAPEGRMGAGAYFYRPPGILHGPHVSEYGFLQIMRSPGANAIVTHWSDVHKALPVGVPYCPVLPEGTPPEWARNMPAESNW, from the coding sequence ATGGCCCGTCCCCATATCGAATTCGTCCATGCGCAATGCGTGGACTGGAACCTGCGCGCCGATGGTGCGCAGGAAAAGGTGCTCAACGCCGATCCGCTGACAGACGAAGCGACGCTGATCGTGCGCTATCCCGCCGGATATTCGGCCCCGGCCAACACGGCTGACAGTGGCGCGGAAGAGTTCTTCGTGCTGGACGGCGCGATTGATATCGATGGTGAGGAACGGCGCGCCCACGCATATGGATTCCTGCCGCAAGCCTCTGGCCTTGGCCGTCGTCACACCGCGCAGGGCGCTGTGCTGCTGGTGTTTCGCCACGCGGCGGGCGATCCGAACGCCATGGCCGGAATGGCGGAAGCAGTGGCCGTCGACACCCCGCAAATCCCGTGGGACGTTTCGACTTATGACCCCAAGCTGATTCACCTGCGGCTTGCGCGCAAGGTCTTGCGGCTTGGCCCGAACGACAGCGGGCGCACGTTCCTTCTGACCGGGATGGCGCATGGGGTTCCCGCCGAAGGAACCCTGCTGCCCGCCGAAATGCACGACCACGCCGAAGAGATGTTCATGCTGCAAGGCGCGATGTGGGCGCCCGAAGGCCGCATGGGGGCAGGTGCCTATTTCTACCGCCCGCCCGGTATCCTGCACGGCCCGCACGTTTCGGAATATGGCTTCCTGCAAATCATGCGCTCACCCGGCGCAAACGCCATCGTCACGCATTGGAGTGATGTGCACAAAGCCCTGCCGGTGGGCGTGCCCTATTGCCCGGTTCTGCCCGAAGGCACGCCGCCGGAATGGGCGCGGAATATGCCGGCTGAGAGCAACTGGTAG
- a CDS encoding alpha/beta fold hydrolase: protein MGSTAIKRGFVDVPHGQMHYRYAGDSGEPLLILHASPGSSRQQVRLIEDFAAEARVYAPDTPGNGDSDALSDQEPTIPELAAAALAFMDAVGLQKARVYGSHTGAAIAAELAILAPDRVSALVLDGVSLMEGEELEEILATYAFPFEPDLDGAYLARLFQFCRDQYVFFPWYRRTRAGRRDGGLGSAADLHAWIVEVMKASTTYHLNYRAAFKWPADKRMALIACPTLVTAAINDPLYDSSVALEKLLGDGAFTELPRLDAAEFRAARHDAMVAFFAGKA, encoded by the coding sequence ATGGGCAGCACGGCAATCAAGCGCGGCTTCGTGGACGTGCCGCACGGCCAGATGCACTATCGCTATGCTGGCGACAGTGGCGAGCCACTGCTGATCCTTCACGCATCGCCTGGCAGTTCGCGCCAGCAGGTGCGGTTGATCGAGGATTTTGCCGCGGAGGCGCGCGTATATGCGCCCGACACGCCGGGCAACGGCGATAGCGATGCGCTGTCCGATCAGGAACCGACCATCCCGGAACTCGCCGCTGCAGCGCTGGCATTCATGGATGCCGTGGGCCTGCAAAAGGCGCGCGTTTATGGTTCGCACACCGGCGCGGCGATTGCTGCCGAGCTGGCGATCCTTGCGCCGGATCGCGTTTCGGCGCTGGTGCTGGATGGCGTGAGCCTGATGGAAGGCGAAGAGCTGGAAGAGATTCTGGCGACGTATGCCTTCCCGTTCGAACCCGATCTGGACGGGGCCTATCTGGCCCGCCTGTTCCAGTTCTGCCGCGATCAATATGTGTTCTTCCCGTGGTATCGCCGCACCCGTGCGGGCCGTCGTGACGGTGGCCTTGGCAGCGCGGCTGACCTCCATGCATGGATCGTCGAGGTGATGAAGGCGAGCACGACCTATCACCTCAACTATCGCGCTGCGTTCAAATGGCCTGCGGACAAGCGCATGGCGCTGATTGCGTGCCCAACGCTGGTGACCGCCGCGATCAACGATCCGCTGTATGATTCCAGCGTGGCTCTGGAAAAGCTGCTGGGCGATGGTGCGTTCACGGAACTGCCGCGCCTTGATGCCGCCGAATTCCGCGCCGCCCGCCATGATGCGATGGTCGCATTCTTCGCCGGAAAGGCCTGA